A single window of Luteipulveratus halotolerans DNA harbors:
- a CDS encoding AMP-binding protein: MLSSVAPQRERARPVWPLAAQPSPDTVALVQGDRSLSHAELHAEVVALAERLPSAQAGRLLAHVPLRPDLTSVISYLAVLYAGHVALVTTCDPHRTTRILERYAPDVVTTGDPAAPFDVADEPPRHLLHPDLAVLLSTSGTTGSAKLVRLSHAAIDANAEAIATALGLRADDRGVTSLPLHYCYGLSVLHAHLRAGGGVVLRDGSVTDPGFWGDLAEHGVTTLAAVPHTLDLLDRSHGLQHAPTSLRLITQAGGRLAPERVEQVAEIGRRRAFGLAVMYGQTEVTARISVLPAAEAVSSPDSVGYPVPGLQVRLDRSVPESDGASGELIVSGDSVMLGYAEHADDLALGPSCTEHATGDLATIDGDGRLRIVGRRSGFAKVMGLRIDVAAVENAVAATGLEVCVTADDDGLRVAVEPAALPDVGRAARVRALVADLTGLGPAAVNVAEVPLARLDNGKLDRQGCDALARGLSFERCDERRRRVDGASTSTAVAKIVGDVLGREDVSLEHSFAEQGGDSLSHVQAATRLETLLGPLPDDWHHRPLGSLSRAGATTPATRRTVETTVLLRAIAAFIICGTHAGLFWVVGGAHTLLVVAGYNAARFGFASPHRGERARRTARLLIGLLVPAAVVALVGLITTGRYGWANVGAVNWIAGDVTYGSRNELWFVDALAACFVAMVLVLSLRPVARLHLRDPWAVYAALLVLALVPRFVILAVADGTIRGLAPTVFWLFAAGAALAAAASTRRRAITVTLTGLGVATFFDDPIRNATVFVGVCVLAYVPSVRLHPLVARAAATLAAASLYIYLTQFQVFPFGPGPVGRVALALLVGVLVWKVADRPVRRLQNLVPLRRTPSAPAHHPLVAKDS, from the coding sequence GTGCTGTCCAGCGTCGCCCCCCAACGCGAGCGAGCGCGTCCGGTCTGGCCGCTCGCGGCTCAGCCCTCCCCCGACACCGTGGCGCTCGTCCAGGGCGACCGGAGCCTGAGCCACGCCGAGCTGCACGCCGAGGTCGTCGCGCTCGCCGAGCGCCTGCCCTCCGCGCAGGCCGGCCGTCTCCTCGCGCACGTGCCGTTGCGCCCCGACCTCACCTCGGTGATCTCCTACCTCGCGGTGCTGTACGCCGGCCACGTGGCCCTCGTGACGACCTGCGACCCACATCGCACGACCCGCATCCTGGAGCGCTACGCGCCGGATGTGGTGACGACGGGTGACCCTGCTGCACCGTTCGACGTGGCCGACGAACCTCCTCGCCACCTGCTGCACCCCGACCTCGCGGTGCTGCTGAGCACCTCCGGTACGACCGGCTCGGCCAAGCTGGTGCGGTTGTCGCACGCCGCGATCGACGCCAACGCCGAGGCGATCGCGACGGCCCTGGGTCTGCGGGCCGACGACCGGGGGGTCACCTCGCTGCCGCTGCACTACTGCTACGGCTTGTCCGTCCTGCACGCTCACCTGCGCGCTGGCGGCGGCGTGGTCCTGCGCGACGGGTCCGTGACCGATCCGGGCTTCTGGGGCGACCTCGCCGAGCACGGCGTCACGACGCTCGCCGCCGTCCCCCACACCCTTGACCTCCTCGACCGCAGCCACGGTCTCCAGCACGCCCCGACGTCGCTGCGACTGATCACACAGGCCGGGGGCCGACTCGCACCCGAGCGCGTCGAGCAGGTCGCCGAGATCGGGCGTCGACGCGCTTTCGGGCTCGCCGTGATGTACGGCCAGACCGAGGTCACGGCCCGCATCAGCGTGCTCCCGGCCGCGGAGGCCGTGAGCAGCCCCGACTCGGTCGGCTACCCGGTGCCCGGGCTGCAGGTGCGGCTCGATCGCAGCGTGCCTGAGTCCGACGGCGCGTCCGGCGAGCTGATCGTGTCCGGCGACAGCGTGATGCTGGGCTACGCCGAGCATGCCGACGACCTCGCGCTCGGACCGTCGTGCACCGAGCACGCGACCGGCGACCTCGCCACCATCGACGGTGACGGCCGACTGCGCATCGTCGGACGACGGTCCGGGTTCGCCAAGGTCATGGGACTGCGCATCGACGTCGCTGCCGTCGAGAACGCTGTCGCAGCAACGGGACTCGAGGTCTGCGTGACCGCCGACGACGACGGGCTGCGAGTCGCGGTCGAGCCGGCGGCCCTCCCCGATGTCGGCCGCGCCGCGCGGGTGCGTGCGCTCGTCGCCGACCTCACCGGCCTCGGCCCCGCCGCCGTCAACGTCGCCGAGGTGCCGCTGGCCCGCCTCGACAACGGCAAGCTCGACCGGCAGGGCTGCGACGCCCTGGCGCGCGGCCTCAGCTTCGAGCGGTGCGACGAGCGCCGGCGTCGCGTCGACGGCGCCAGCACGAGCACGGCGGTCGCGAAGATCGTCGGCGACGTGCTCGGCCGCGAGGACGTCAGCCTCGAGCACTCCTTCGCCGAGCAGGGCGGCGACTCGCTCAGCCACGTCCAGGCGGCGACGCGGTTGGAGACCCTCCTCGGCCCGCTGCCCGACGACTGGCACCACCGTCCCCTGGGCTCGCTCAGCCGCGCGGGCGCGACGACGCCGGCCACCCGGCGTACGGTCGAGACGACCGTGCTCCTGCGGGCCATCGCGGCGTTCATCATCTGCGGCACGCACGCCGGCCTGTTCTGGGTCGTGGGTGGAGCGCACACACTCCTCGTCGTCGCCGGCTACAACGCCGCCCGCTTCGGCTTCGCCTCGCCGCACCGCGGCGAGCGTGCCCGGCGTACGGCCAGGCTCCTGATCGGCCTGCTCGTGCCGGCCGCGGTGGTCGCGCTCGTCGGACTGATCACGACGGGTCGCTACGGCTGGGCCAACGTCGGCGCCGTCAACTGGATCGCCGGCGACGTCACCTACGGCTCACGCAACGAGCTGTGGTTCGTCGACGCGCTCGCCGCGTGCTTCGTCGCCATGGTCCTGGTCCTGAGCCTGCGACCTGTCGCGCGCCTGCACCTGCGCGACCCGTGGGCGGTGTACGCCGCGCTCCTGGTGCTCGCGCTGGTGCCGCGCTTCGTGATCCTCGCCGTCGCGGACGGCACCATCCGCGGACTCGCACCGACCGTGTTCTGGCTGTTCGCCGCCGGCGCAGCGCTGGCCGCCGCAGCGTCCACCCGCCGCCGTGCCATCACCGTGACGCTCACCGGTCTCGGCGTGGCGACGTTCTTCGACGACCCGATCCGCAACGCCACGGTCTTCGTCGGGGTGTGCGTGCTCGCCTACGTCCCGTCCGTGCGCCTGCATCCCCTGGTCGCCCGCGCGGCCGCGACGCTCGCAGCCGCCTCGCTGTACATCTACCTGACCCAGTTCCAGGTCTTCCCGTTCGGGCCCGGCCCGGTCGGGCGGGTAGCGCTCGCCCTGCTCGTCGGCGTCCTCGTCTGGAAGGTCGCCGACCGGCCGGTCCGGCGCCTGCAGAACCTCGTCCCCCTCCGGCGTACGCCATCCGCGCCGGCTCACCATCCCCTCGTTGCAAAGGACTCCTGA